The Hydra vulgaris chromosome 11, alternate assembly HydraT2T_AEP genome contains a region encoding:
- the LOC136086697 gene encoding uncharacterized protein LOC136086697 isoform X4 encodes MSKRIKISYLLKFMPVVLAVDDNLFTLKSKVSSKINVLPDDFDLMFSDMVLEDEMIVALPNPCEIVVKVIESYPSFQRISYKPTFLQMLNSVPIYSQENSPGTSKSLPQSSFILQPQSMNVRATVQSPLSLEIGVKIKLTD; translated from the exons ATGtctaaaagaattaaaatttcctatttattaaaatttatgccAGTGGTTTTGGCTGTAGATGATAATTTGTTCACGCTTAAATCTAAAG tGTCCTCAAAGATCAATGTATTGCCAGATGACTTTGATTTGATGTTTTCTGACATGGTGTTAGAAGATGAGATGATAGTTGCTCTTCCTAATCCATGTGAAATCGTTGTCAAGGTTATTG AATCATACCCATCATTCCAAAGAATATCATACAAACCGACATTTCTTCAAATGTTAAACTCTGTTCCAATTTATAGCCAAGAAAATTCTCCTGGTACAAGTAAAAGCTTGCCACAATCATCGTTTATTTTACAGCCACAAAGTATGAATGTCCGAGCTACTGTCCAGTCTCCACTTTCTCTAGAGATTGGAGTTAAG attaaattaaCCGATTAA
- the LOC136086697 gene encoding uncharacterized protein LOC136086697 isoform X1, which produces MHILLEGLVPHELCLLLRLHICEKRIYSLAALNSFIIQFPYSYSEGRDKPNICPTTFDISGSQTSAQISILARIIPLFIGQYSNSNDPHYVNFLDLLQILQLTLSPITTYRTILDLETLIEKHNKSFSLLWPNNLIPKHHFLLHFVGQMHRFGPLKNRFCMTFEAKHTKIKSVRWHNFKNIAKSVCQYLRWNTISNFLDDNGQLIPYPFTAKTKHLKKRIVNGSIVYQVGDIISTIDDSYQLYKITDLQPSCVKVCIMTIDSYIPHKLAFHVRSTNMFKSIILENLQIAWPLTKFTVDGTILVVPRSKHCLIVS; this is translated from the coding sequence ATGCACATTTTGCTTGAAGGACTAGTGCCCCATGAACTATGTCTTCTGCTGCGATTGCATATTTGTGAAAAACGTATATACTCATTAGCTGcacttaatagttttattattcagTTTCCTTATTCATACTCTGAAGGCAGAGATAAGCCCAATATTTGTCCAACTACCTTTGATATTTCAGGGTCTCAAACATCTGCTCAAATTTCGATTCTTGCTCGTATCATTCCACTTTTTATTGGACAATACAGCAATTCCAATGATCCTCATTATGTTAATTTTCTTGATCTTTTACAAATCCTTCAACTTACTTTGTCACCGATAACTACATATAGAACTATTTTGGATTTAGAAACTCTTATTGAAAAGCATAACAAATCATTTTCTTTATTGTGGCCAAATAATCTGATaccaaaacatcattttttacttcattttgttGGACAAATGCATCGATTTGGTCCACTAAAAAATCGATTTTGTATGACTTTTGAAGCAAAgcacactaaaataaaaagtgtacGCTggcataactttaaaaacattgccAAATCAGTTTGTCAATATCTTCGATGGAACACAATTTCAAACTTCCTTGATGATAATGGTCAACTGATACCTTATCCTTTTACGGCAAagactaaacatttaaaaaaaagaattgttaaTGGTTCAATTGTATACCAAGTTGGTGATATTATTTCGACAATTGATGATTCTTATCAACTTTATAAGATCACTGACCTTCAACCTAGTTGCGTAAAAGTTTGTATCATGACAATTGACAGCTACATACCTCATAAACTGGCTTTTCATGTTAGAAGTACTAATATgtttaaatcaattattttagaaaatctcCAAATTGCGTGGCCATTGACAAAATTTACTGTAGATGGCACAATATTAGTTGTGCCTAGGTCAAAACATTGTCTcatagtttcttaa
- the LOC136086697 gene encoding uncharacterized protein LOC136086697 isoform X3, producing the protein MSKRIKISYLLKFMPVVLAVDDNLFTLKSKVSSKINVLPDDFDLMFSDMVLEDEMIVALPNPCEIVVKVIESYPSFQRISYKPTFLQMLNSVPIYSQENSPGTSKSLPQSSFILQPQSMNVRATVQSPLSLEIGVKLPIFSMDCTNYLNGLVPCRKHILKDIGSELAHHLQRCLPEETPSIRKKFYCRVTVLLKESYPNCTFGEEGAGGVVKRVSNVIRKRRERKIKRFKRV; encoded by the exons ATGtctaaaagaattaaaatttcctatttattaaaatttatgccAGTGGTTTTGGCTGTAGATGATAATTTGTTCACGCTTAAATCTAAAG tGTCCTCAAAGATCAATGTATTGCCAGATGACTTTGATTTGATGTTTTCTGACATGGTGTTAGAAGATGAGATGATAGTTGCTCTTCCTAATCCATGTGAAATCGTTGTCAAGGTTATTG AATCATACCCATCATTCCAAAGAATATCATACAAACCGACATTTCTTCAAATGTTAAACTCTGTTCCAATTTATAGCCAAGAAAATTCTCCTGGTACAAGTAAAAGCTTGCCACAATCATCGTTTATTTTACAGCCACAAAGTATGAATGTCCGAGCTACTGTCCAGTCTCCACTTTCTCTAGAGATTGGAGTTAAG TTACCTATTTTTTCGATGGACTGCACCAATTATTTAAATGGTTTGGTGCCTTGCCGCAAGCATATCTTAAAAGATATTGGTAGTGAATTAGCACATCATCTCCAAAGGTGTCTCCCTGAGGAAACCCCTTCCATTAGAAAGAAGTTTTATTGTCGTGTTACTGTCCTTTTGAAAGAGTCATATCCAAACTGTACTTTTGGAGAAGAGGGTGCA gGTGGTGTTGTAAAACGTGTTTCAAATGTTATTCGTAAGCGACGTGAGcgaaaaatcaaaagattcaaaagagtCTAA
- the LOC100210795 gene encoding N-acetyl-beta-glucosaminyl-glycoprotein 4-beta-N-acetylgalactosaminyltransferase 1 isoform X3 — protein sequence MLYINTNKEKLLNIKKKEKNESRKMMPLLAVKKPYKKVIVLALVLSLLYISIIKIILKVPDDIKNNNVKYDEKPKGRHVMSIISNNENYATLKHSVNVHYWYYICGYTVEDLRSHPLFPYLPFHRDTIDSLHFKRSELQFGARIFGYIHPPIDGFYIFAISSNDCSELWLSSDTDPLNLELLAQVGGSAGNEWSYENQFDKYPQQKSMEIQLYAGKKYFFDVLWKQERAHGHIQVVWKNPIDSKFQPINGKYLSRYYDDTYIESGLVYLDHLKNDLSLPDLPSHIKMFSKEQNKKLKDRSKLYERDSAEFLLLPHIDFSEVADVLSTCDYHPSWIIEPNSEQSRNLGEYEGVHLPHYYNISTRVFPKDQTWNHTSECVGESLKPSHCQGNEVEDNGSVNWTVDKYMKTLRKKFHNRFKLHSIVNVENAYDSAKGNRFLIELALEDSNAMNQIRRLSVYVFRPLKSDNLCYPKNFQWNKNAMVHLILTVKNQGAWVQQYVESLSNIYAKTKDENFNLIIIDFESFDVNITELMKRSILPHWQVITQTGRFHKTSAIQNAINSIKEQDSIALQTDLHLEFPLNFIDDSRKHCVQGKMGYTPLLMRLACGRYIHNAAGFWEAFGYGIFGIFKSDWDYMGGMDVEKFQNKWGGEDWDFADRVIKSGLEIERLRVPYFFHYFHTKKGMWDNSF from the exons atgctatatataaatacaaacaaagaaaaactattaaacattaaaaaaaaagaaaaaaacgaaaGTCGCAAGATGATGCCTTTATTAGCTGTAAAAAAACCATATAAGAAAGTTATTGTACTAGCATTagtattaagtttattatacatttccataattaaaattatactaaaagtGCCAGACGATATCAAAAACAACAATGTAAAATATGACGAAAAACCAAAAGGAAGACACGTGATGAGTATAATTTCAAACAACGAAAACTACGCAACCTTAAAGCATTCAGTGAACGTTCATTATTGGTATTACATATGCGGATATACAGTTGAAGATCTAAGAAGTCATCCTTTGTTTCCCTATTTACCGTTTCATAGAGACACTATCGATTCGTTGCACTTTAAACGAAGCGAGTTGCAATTTGGTGCACGCATTTTTGGATATATACATCCGCCAATTGATGGTTTCTACATTTTTGCTATTAGCTCAAACGATTGTTCAGAATTATGGTTGAGCAGTGATACAGACCCTTTAAACTTGGAGCTTCTGGCGCAAGTTGGTGGAAGCGCAG gaAATGAATGGTCTTACGAGAATCAATTTGATAAATACCCTCAACAAAAATCAATGGAAATCCAACTTTATGCAGGAAAAAAGTATTTCTTTGATGTTCTTTGGAAGCAAGAAAGAGCACACGGTCACATTCAG GTTGTATGGAAAAATCCTATTGATAGTAAATTCCAACCAATTAACGGCAAGTATCTTTCGCGGTACTATGATGACACTTATATTGAAAGTGGTCTTGTCTACcttgatcatttaaaaaatgacttaagtCTACCAGATCTCCCGAGccatattaaaatgttttcaaaggaacaaaataaaaaacttaaagatcgCTCAAAGCTTTATGAAAGAGACAGTGCAGAATTTTTATTGCTTCCACACATTGATTTTAGTGAGGTGGCAGACGTTCTTTCAACGTGCGACTATCACCCCAGCTGGATTATTGAACCTAATAGTGAACAGTCAAGAAACTTAGGAGAATATGAAGGAGTGCATTTACCACATTACTACAATATATCTACTCGAGTTTTTCCAAAAGATCAAACTTGGAATCACACATCTGAATGCGTGGGCGAGTCTTTAAAACCTTCACACTGCCAAGGAAACGAAGTAGAAGACAATGGTTCTGTCAATTGGACAGTTGACAAATATATGAAAACTCTGaggaaaaaatttcataa tcgATTTAAGTTGCATTCAATTGTAAACGTTGAAAACGCATACGACAGCGCTAAAGGCAATCGTTTTTTGATCGAGCTAGCTCTAGAAGATTCAAATGCAATGAATCAAATAAGAAGATTGTCAGTATACGTATTTCGTCCACTCAAATCAGATAATTTGTGCTATCCAAAAAACTTTCAATGGAACAAAAATGCAATGGTTCATTTGATTCTTACAG ttaaaaaccaAGGAGCCTGGGTACAACAATACGTTGAatctttatcaaatatatatgcTAAAACTAAAGACgaaaactttaatttgattattattgactttgaaagttttgaCGTGAATATCACAGAACTAATGAAACGCAGTATTCTTCCTCATTGGCAg GTTATAACACAAACTGGCCGATTTCATAAAACATCTGCTATTCAAAATGCTATTAATTCGATAAAGGAACAAGACAGCATTGCTTTGCAGACAGATTTGCATTTGGAGTTTCCTTTAAACTTTATTGACGACTCACGGAAG cattgcGTCCAAGGAAAAATGGGTTATACTCCACTTTTAATGAGATTAGCTTGTGGAAGGTACATTCATAATGCTGCAGGATTCTGGGAAGCCTTTGGATATGGCATATTTGGAATCTTTAAGAGTGATTGGGATTATATGGGAG GTATGGATgttgaaaagtttcaaaataagtGGGGAGGAGAAGATTGGGATTTTGCAGATCGCGTCATAAAAAGTGGTTTAGAAATCGAACGTCTTAGAGTGCCATATTTCTTTCATTACTTTCATACTAAAAAAGGAATGTGGGataacagcttttaa
- the LOC136086697 gene encoding uncharacterized protein LOC136086697 isoform X2, whose product MSKRIKISYLLKFMPVVLAVDDNLFTLKSKVSSKINVLPDDFDLMFSDMVLEDEMIVALPNPCEIVVKVIESYPSFQRISYKPTFLQMLNSVPIYSQENSPGTSKSLPQSSFILQPQSMNVRATVQSPLSLEIGVKVCSCEFMSENNAHIDRHLGISSICKIVCKIFNASFKSTRGVSRHICKKNEKAVLPFPKIKIDSQTTLAIKLCGQLRVPSTTVNTIFSIPPIFYLIFGS is encoded by the exons ATGtctaaaagaattaaaatttcctatttattaaaatttatgccAGTGGTTTTGGCTGTAGATGATAATTTGTTCACGCTTAAATCTAAAG tGTCCTCAAAGATCAATGTATTGCCAGATGACTTTGATTTGATGTTTTCTGACATGGTGTTAGAAGATGAGATGATAGTTGCTCTTCCTAATCCATGTGAAATCGTTGTCAAGGTTATTG AATCATACCCATCATTCCAAAGAATATCATACAAACCGACATTTCTTCAAATGTTAAACTCTGTTCCAATTTATAGCCAAGAAAATTCTCCTGGTACAAGTAAAAGCTTGCCACAATCATCGTTTATTTTACAGCCACAAAGTATGAATGTCCGAGCTACTGTCCAGTCTCCACTTTCTCTAGAGATTGGAGTTAAGGTATGTAGCTGTGAATTTATGTCGGAAAATAATGCACATATCGACAGACATTTAGGTATAAGTTCAATAtgtaaaattgtttgtaaaatttttaatgcctCATTCAAATCAACAAGAGGAGTATCAAGgcacatttgcaaaaaaaatgaaaaagcagTTTTACCTTTTCCAAAGATAAAAATAGACTCGCAAACAACATTAGCAATTAAACTATGTGGTCAGTTGAGAGTGCCTTCAACAACTGTCAATACAATATTTAGTATTCCGccaatattttacttaatattcggaagttaa